In Sphingomonas sp. SORGH_AS_0950, the following are encoded in one genomic region:
- a CDS encoding chorismate mutase gives MTQILAGPDCTTMAEVRAGVDQLDRELVALLARRFGYMDAAARIKPSRDRVRDEDRKTQVIEQARAEAERLGLPGAVIAEMWDVLVEGSIAYELATFDRTRG, from the coding sequence ATGACCCAGATTCTCGCCGGACCCGATTGCACCACCATGGCGGAGGTTCGCGCGGGCGTCGACCAGCTCGACCGCGAGCTGGTGGCGCTGCTTGCGCGCCGCTTCGGCTATATGGACGCCGCCGCGCGGATCAAGCCGAGCCGCGACCGCGTGCGCGACGAGGATCGCAAGACCCAGGTGATCGAACAGGCGCGGGCCGAGGCCGAACGGCTGGGCCTGCCCGGCGCCGTGATCGCCGAGATGTGGGACGTTCTGGTCGAAGGGTCGATCGCCTATGAACTGGCGACCTTCGACCGGACTCGGGGGTAA
- the rpsD gene encoding 30S ribosomal protein S4 yields the protein MSKRQSAKYKLDRRMGENIWGRPKSPVNKREYGPGQHGQRRKGKMSDFGLQLRAKQKLKGYYGDVTEKQFKACYQEAARMKGDTSQNLIGLLEQRLDMIVYRAKFAPTIFAARQLVSHGHIRVNGVKCNVASRRCFVGDEISLGSKATEMALVMEAQQLAEREVPDYVTADGNTKVALTRIPTLDEVPYPVKMEPNLVVEFYSR from the coding sequence ATGTCGAAGCGTCAGAGCGCGAAGTACAAGCTCGATCGCCGTATGGGCGAGAACATCTGGGGCCGCCCCAAGAGCCCCGTCAACAAGCGTGAATATGGCCCCGGCCAGCACGGTCAGCGTCGCAAGGGCAAGATGTCGGACTTCGGTCTGCAGCTGCGCGCCAAGCAGAAGCTGAAGGGCTATTACGGCGACGTGACCGAGAAGCAGTTCAAGGCCTGCTACCAGGAAGCCGCCCGCATGAAGGGCGACACCTCGCAGAACCTGATCGGCCTGCTCGAGCAGCGTCTGGACATGATCGTGTACCGCGCCAAGTTCGCGCCGACGATCTTCGCCGCGCGCCAGCTGGTCAGCCACGGCCACATCCGCGTCAACGGCGTGAAGTGCAACGTCGCGTCGCGTCGCTGCTTCGTCGGCGACGAGATCTCGCTGGGTTCGAAGGCGACCGAAATGGCGCTGGTCATGGAAGCACAGCAGCTCGCCGAGCGTGAAGTGCCCGATTACGTCACCGCCGACGGCAACACCAAGGTCGCGCTGACCCGCATCCCGACCCTGGACGAAGTGCCCTATCCGGTGAAGATGGAGCCGAACCTGGTCGTCGAATTCTATTCGCGCTAA